Part of the Musa acuminata AAA Group cultivar baxijiao unplaced genomic scaffold, Cavendish_Baxijiao_AAA HiC_scaffold_1138, whole genome shotgun sequence genome, AAGGTGTGATTGTGTATGACCTAAAGACTCGGTAACTTCCAGCAAATTCTCCTCACTAAGAACAAGCAAAACTGATTTAAGTAGTACCTGATTGCAAACAGACCTCGAAAAAAGAGAACACTTGATTAATCAGATAATAAAGTGATGTTTCTAACGCATTATGCTGTATGACAACTCAACAGACACAAGAAGCTCTACCGTTCCAAGAATCCAACCGGCTGAAAAAGCCACTTGAAAATAAACATCTCTTGCCAACTTATGAGTTATGTAATGACAACCCTTAATGCTGAAAATAACATACTATGTATAAGTTTTCAGTTTCATGGCTCGAGGTGTGAAGGTCATCAGTCTGCATGTATATATGTCAGTTGGTTCAAGTCAAATTGGCTCCATCAGCAAAATCGGGAGCAACAATAGGGTAAATAGTACATCAGCTTACCCCAAGCATTGCATGGAATCACTTGTCAGGACTGGCATAGCTGGCATGTACAGGCAATGATATTAAGAGAGATAAAACAGGTACCATCATTCTGCTCTCACCTACAACAAAAATTGCAGTGATGTAGATCACCCCAAGTAAGAGACACTAGCATTCTTGATCCTGTGGTATCCTTTTTTATTCTCCAATGCAGCACACAATACTGAGGACTTTTTTCCTTAGAAAAACCACCTAAAAATGATTTAGCATAGTTTgaactatttgaaaaaaaaaaagttttgcccTTTTGTCCATCCACATGTCTCATCAAACTCTAAGCACCAAATGCCCCCTTTTCACTCTCTTCTTAGACAAGTAGATCTTTGACCAAAAGTCTTCTCCAGCAGTGGAGATTGTATGAAAGTAAGGTCCACTCACAATCGACTTCAACAACACCAACAACAAAAGTATAAAGCAGGGTTTACCATACTGACTTGTATCACTCTGTACGGGCGGTATATACTGGTCCGATGAGGGAGGGGGGACGCGGACTGTCCTCTATCGGGTGGTACCATAACTTGACCCTGTATCGAGCAATACAGGATCTGTATCGAACGGAAACGATCGAAATCCAACCGTTAGCGACTTGTACCGGGCGATAACGGTCAAATTTCGACCATTATCGATCAAGGGCTTAGACCACCCTATTTCAAACAATCAAATTGATCATTTGAACCATACTCTTTCAACTCAtatcactctctcaatctcttcaactctttcaaactcattctcactcatatctctctctcattctcgcATTTTCACTCTTTTAAACTCAACAAAGCTACGatttatagattggatcaaatttgggaggattaagaggaagatcCCCCTCAGTTAAAACATGGCGGAAGGAGTCGAACAACATCGAGTcagactgctcgaggaactagaaACACCCAACCATCATAGTCCTCCACCCAGTGTGCAAAGGCAATGGGGAAGGCAATACCATCAGTCACaccattggaaagaatcgagtcgggcgacgaaaCACCTTCTCAATCACACTCAACAACCTGCTCAATCCAGAGACATGGAAGTGATGTGGACAACAATGCCTCAATAGATAATGGTGGCGACGTTGGAGAGTCGATAGTCCTATCTAtacaatttgagggtggtgcatggattgagaagcaatattttacacatgtcacTCAATATTCGGATCATAGAACTCAACGAGGTACTAATCAAGTTTATACAAAGAAAGGGAAGGGGCAAATAGTGAATGATTTTGAGCAGATGTGACAAAGCCTACACGATGTAAACACAGAgtaaagctcatcgtattcacagacatcctatcatgaagaatcttATTGCCAACAatagtacggtgatagttggtcatacttctctgAGTAGTAATACAGTGATCGATTTTATGATACAAACAGCAGATCAATGacgaaagtagaagttctgacattctcCATACTCTGCACTAATATATGCTACAATCGTACTTGCCTCAGGAGCCGCCTCGAACATGTGTGATTCACGAAGATCAGACTACGACCATCACTATATTGATGCATTAATAGCATACAGTGTATCAATatactatgtcgtgggatcaattttacGATTGGGTCTgacaaatatatcaaattgataCACATATACATAGAATCGAGGACCCCAATCCATTACTCGTGGAGTCCTATtattctttttggtggtagaaccaagtatattcatcgatcgattacttgattcatttgaattttaaagtttaaattgtTTAAGAAAAAATCTAACAATctaaatcatttctttgtagataattcaatattaatggaaaGATGATTCAAAACATACCACAAAGTTGCTCCTCAAAGCTCGGAAAAGATATCTATCACTGTTCCTAATTTAGATTCTTTtcactaaaattatactaaatttatatttattttcaacttaaaaaccctaatctaattttttttttatttttaaagaatttttagagctatttttgatttttttgggCATACCGTCGGGACGCCTTAGTGTATCGTCGATACACCTTGGTATGTACCATACCGACCATTTGTCAATACATTGGTACGGACCAAAATTATGAACCTTGTCGTAAAGTATCAACTATTTTAGATCAGCCACATAGATCTCTTGCCACCATTGATCTATGAAAAAAGGCATATCCATTAGTTAGAGTATCAAAGTTAAGAGTATCACTTCAAATTATGGTAGATATTCCTTTAATATTTGATCTCATTTCACCCCTTGGTCATTCTGACCACACCTTCCTAGTAGTTGTTTTCTCTAACAGGATGAACCACCTCAAATAAATGCTTGATTGGTTATCATAAAAGAATAACCTTGAACTTCGTTGTGTGTTTATTTATATTCTTCTCATCAAATTCCTACAATGTAGTTTCTATAGACAAGGAGAATGACACGAAATGGACATCAGTTGGATTCCTTGTAAGTTTAATAGCATTCCATATTGGTGGCCTATAATTTTCTTTTGCATCTAGACCATTTTTCTCCTTGATCATAATGGAATATTTGTTTAAAGTTAAAATGATCTCAGAGCCATTTTTATGCTAGCTTAAGGTTCTGGATTATGTGTAAGAGAATCAATATATGCAATTATTTACACCCAATAAGTAGGTGAGGATAGCATAGACagcacatatatatatctatgaagATCTAAGCTCTCCAGCTCCAGAAATGGTGTGAAGTCTATGGGTGCATCAGAAGGCCCTTAAGCAAAAGTTTGTTTCATTAATATCTTGCTATTctactaaatgacttcaaaatgctATCATGTTTTTCTCTTATTATCCTTTCACATACCTTTTCCTCAGTGTTAAATGCTTTAGCATCACTGAAAGAGCTCCTTTTTATTCATTTCCTCCTAACTAGAACAATTATTAATATCTTGCTATTCTACAATAATGACTTCAAAATGCAgtcatatttcatccttctacaTAACTTTATTTCTTGTCAAATGTTCTTAGCATCATTGAAAGAAAATCTATTTTTTCTTGACTTTATTTTACTAAGCATGGTTCTATTTATTTCTCTACTTTATTTTGCTAAGCAtggtttttatttatttctaaattgGTGGAAGTCGAGCAACCCTTACAATATATATGTGAAACATAAGATGCATCTTAATTCCCATTGGTACTGACCAAAGAAGAAATCATGTGTGATTGTTGAGGTAACAGGCTTTAGTAGATGAGAAGCAGCATATTTTTAGTCTCTCATTTTCCCGCCATGGTAAATAATGAGAGAAGATAATTTTCAATGTAAATCAGCAGTGTCCAAGTTAACTTCAGGAATCTTAAAGCCATCACTTTCCACTCAAATGATAAGTTTAGTGGGGCCATCAATACTTCATAAATGTTGTTACCACCTGCTTATAGAACATGTATATCATATCATCTAAGAAGGGAGAGGTAATAATGCTTACTTGTTGAGCTCCCTTCACTATAACCTCCATGGAGTCCACGAGTTTAGAAGAACCAATGCTGCTAGTCAAGGCATCTTGAAGCTAACAAAGTGAAATAGAAAAGCTGAAGATTATTGTTATAGATCAAAAACAATACTAATTCTATACAGGAATGTATCATAGAACTCCACAATATATGAACTCATGCAGATATGGTAAcattttaaaaacaaaaaaagaagaaaaaaaagataaagagtAATATGGCTAACTGGAAATCAACAAAATAAATCGAGGCTCTAAACTCTAATGAGTATCTTACACTAACTCCATTACTCATCATCATTTAACATCTTAAatacatgtgtgtatatatataagatgcaaaatctttttttttatgtcattttactGTTCACAAGGCATAATAAAATTTGGTATACCATGGGCAAAACACATCATAACCACTGCAAAGAGTCTAGACTATTGATTGTGCTACTTATCCTATATGAGAACTAATAGATTTGGTTCATTAATGAAGATGAAGAATAACTTTTTTAAGAGACAAAGTTACCTGCATGATCAATTGATGCATTTGTGTATGTGCCCCAAAAGTTTATTGTACAATATGTCTAAACTTATAATATTTCAATCACTTTTCTCAGTGTGAACAACAAATTTACTTGTTCTATGATCAATCTTTTGACCTGCGAAATAACAAGTTAGCCAaattgtaaaattatattttaaggcTAAATTGTAAAATTAGATTTTAAGCTCACACATACAAACCTACAAAAATACCTGTCTGTATTCATCTACACAAAAAGATTGGTCCCTTGTAGTCAAATAAAATTTTTGCCGAGAAACTAGTTTGACAAATCAATTCTACAAGAATTTATAGCACAAATAAATTTAATGTAAACCAATTAGTAATTTGACAGATATCCAAAATACTGGCTGATAATAGCATGATTTTAAACTGACCTGCGAATTTATTGAGTTCAACAGGGATGTTTCTTTTAGCATCAGTTCCTTTATCTCCAATAGTGCATTATAAGTAtcatagtatttagaagtttgtctatgcTTTTCCTGCAAACAATCAATCCAAGTCACACTCAGACCATTTAAAGTATCTCATCCAAAACCTTCATCTTTCACAACTCACTGCAAATAATTTCATACCTGAATCTGGGAATAAAGTTCTGAAAATCGCCGTTCATATCTAATGAATTCAAAATAAACAACTGAGTCTTTTAATAGCACTCTTAGACACAATTAACAATATTGAAGAAAAAGCAAATTTCTCCATGTACAACTGTACATAATCTTGGTATATCTATCCAAAAAACATACGATATTTGTAAAAGCAAAAGAATGTACAACTTAGTCTATGTCAAATTTGGACTAATTGTTTCAATCAAGGATtaaaatttcgtaccataccgacgTACCGAGTTTTGCTCGGTATGATATGGTAcgacgtatcgagcggtacacctaaatatatatatatatatatatatatatatatatatatatataaatataaaatatatatttttatataaaaatataaaaataatattaaaaaaaatttaaaaaaggcGTACGTAGCCTTGacgatgtcgcctcctcctcttctcgtCGCCTCGTCTACGGCATTCGACGAAGAAAGCGGCGAAGACGTTGAAGGCCGCAGACGTCTACGGCCTTCAGCGAAGAACGCGACGAAGAACAAGGCCGCAGACGAGGCGATGAAGGAGACTGCCTCTTCCGTTGCTCTAGCCATCGCCTCCCTTGATCCCCTTGCCTCCAGATCTTCTTTACAATTCTCCTCGCCATTACCTCCTAgattgggatcgtcgagggagagcggcaCCAGATCGGGATCAAGAAAGGGCGTGGAAACAAGTTCGCGCCGAGGTTCTCCTTATTCTCCCTCTTTATCAAACgccctctccttcttccttctttgatGCTTCTCTCTCAGCCTTGCCATAGCTAGGCCGCAGCCAGGCTGATACTATCTGGCAACAGACGGTAAcaatcgaaatttcgaccgttatcaCCCGAAACAGCTCCCTATCGTCCGATACGGGCTATGTCGAGTGGATTACCCAATAGCATGTGGTTTGCATACCAATTCACGGGCAGACCGACATGAGCGGTACGATTCGAAATCGCAAACCTTGGTTTCAATAACATCTTCAAGTCATATTAGATGATCTGATCTGGTTAGAGCATTTTTGTTTCGTTCTCATTCTCCTTTGTTTCCCATTCCATCGCAAACTAAGTAATCATTCCATCGTCAATTCCACTAACAAAATGTTTCCATAAAATTGCTAAAAACCTCTGTTTTGCCACCCTTAAAAACTAACAAAATGTTTCCAGAACAAAGACACCCTAAaagtaaaacaaaataatatttgcCACGACATATAAATGTGtatattacaatatttttacCACTGTTTTGTAGCTGTACCATACTTTTTTCCATAAATATCTGATGTACTATTAGTAGAAAAGTTTTGTGGCTGCTTCAATCACTTAGTCTCAAGTTATCCATGGAAAACAATTGCAGAAATTAGGATCAAAGTTTCCGATTGCACACTTAAGATCCTTAGTTCACTTTTCTATTTGGCTAAAGGCTTTGAGACACATACTTGGAACAGCTGTCATTTGAAATTGACAGGAAAAATAACTAGATAATTATGAGGAAACAACATATAGTACTAGTCTACAGAATAAAGAAACATACTGAATCAGCTCGACTTGTGTGGGCACATCACCAATCTTTCGTTTTACTGACAAAATTGCCCTTAATTTAGCAGCAAATTCCTAAACATATCACATACAAAGAGTATCAACGTTCGTCTCGACAAAACCAAGTATAACATATAATGTAGAGATCCACCAAAATAAAAGTAGTTTTATCTTTTATGGAACATGGAAAAAAAGATTTCAACATCTTTTTAATGTCTCTAACTGTCTTCAGCTTTTGAACTATGCTGATACCAACTATAAACTCAAGAAAGTATGTGAGGTACAATAAGTGCTAAATAAGTTAAaggtatgactcaaattatcgcaTGGATAACTTGACCAAATATTCCATTTCAAGAAAGAACAGCATTGATAAATTGAGCATACCCTTTTAGCTGAAGTAAGTTTCTCCATTGATTGGCTCAGTGCTTCATCAAATTCAGCAAACTCCAGTTGTCCTCCATAGGTAAATGATTCTTCCACATCCGCATGTATTAGTTTACATGAAGACAACAGATCAGATTCTTTCCTTTCAAGATCCTACAgagttcattcactttaaaatcaAGTTTGACTTCTCTATTGTATGTTATGAAACCTTACATGGATCTAAGTCTAGTGGTAACAAATAAATcgattaatataaaattttacataAACTCAAAATACACAGGAAATGAATATACACGGATTATACATTCTTAATTAAGTTATTAAAAACTGCAGAATCTTATCAATGATGTTTTTATGCCATTCTCCCTGGAGTCAGCATAGGTAGTTGGTTTGATTTCTTCCAATTTAGTACTACTAATAcagaaaatatgatattcaagagAGTGAAAATTTGTCCATCCAAGGATTGTTTACTGTGTTTAACATAACCACCTAGAGACTAGTATTCACAAGTTTGACGACTCACTCAGGGATGGAACTAGTAggatggtgttagaacccttgcagattctaaacttagggttgatctctttaggggatcggcctccttggaactctataggggttcctccctccaagttgctgctcaaaggctgcagaaaatattcatctattgcttatgaaaagagaaggaatacatggctatttatagggcttctaaaccctaactcctaataggactcctacttaagactcttacttctaaccaactcctaataggactcctactcaagacttctattcccttacaactcctaattcttctctaagaaaaaacctcctacatgaatgtccctctcaattaggactctcctagctagagttctaacagagtcttaacagaatgtccctctcaattaggactctcctagctagagtcctaacagagtcctaacagaatgtccctctcaattaggactctcctagctagagtcctaacagatgggTTTCTTGTTCTATGATCATTTTAGTCTCCCTAATTATCAGTTGCAAGGGGTCTGAATCTGAACTAAGGACTCCTATGTAAGCTGTGAGTAAAGCTAAGAAGCCTAATTAAAGTGAAGAATAAAGGAAACATGAACATATTGTTTGAGATAATTATGAATTCGCCACAGACTACAAATAGAAGTGCATAAGCCCATTCATTACCTTGCTGATTTTTACTAGCTGAAGTTAAACAAATTGACTCAAAATAACTGAATTTCAGATTTGCAATCGTAACATAGGCACTTATTCATATATGCAATGATCATTTAAGTATGTCTTACTGCAAATTGATCTTCCACACGGGTTGGTACATGTAGGTGATGATGAAAAAGAACATATTTGATATAGAAAGTAACTATTTAGTTTTATTAAAGAGCTTGCCACGAGTTACGAGAATATTATGTGTGTTCCAACTTTCGAATATTCTATCAATGCTTGCTCAAGCTATTACCAATTTCTGCTTTTCCTGACAAACTCCTTTTTGTCCCCTCAATCACTGCTCTATCTAGATAGCAACTTCCCTGGAGAAGGTTTTTCTTTAGTTCAGTTAGGACTAATGGTTTCCTTGATGCACCCTGAACATATTGTCAATGAAATGTAAGACGATAATGAATATTCATTCTTATCAATGTATAGATAGCATACTACAGTAACCATGTCAAGATAAAATTACCAAAAGATGGAGCTATCTTCCTAAGATTATTCTGAAAAATCATATACCTTAACTATTTTCAACATTCTGATCATATCCTGGACAGCATCACCCCAGTTTCTTTCATCAATCCTCTGATGCAACAGCTTTGTTTCATTTAGAACATCTGTCTTTCTCTTGTCctggagaagtgacatgaaaacaGTAAGAAACCACATATTCAAGCAAGGCACAAAGAACAGCTAAACATAAATCCATAACGAAGCAAGGCAAACAAAAACTAACTGAAAATTACTAGGACTTTGGGCATTATACATAATGGTTATTAGTAAGCATATCAGATATTTACTAACCAACTCACTCATTTGACAGGACAGCATCTTAATAGAATTTTCCACCTTGCCATGTTCAGTCTGAAGCTGTTGAACATTATTCTTAGACTCTTTAATCTCAAGAAGAAGATAAGCAACCTATTCAGGATATCAATTTAAGAAAAACATAAATCAGGTAAGTGAGCACAAACATATATGCATGCAATAATCAAGTGATGTTTCCATTAATAGCTCGGACCATTTTTGTGAAAGTAACATT contains:
- the LOC103973059 gene encoding uncharacterized protein LOC103973059 isoform X7 is translated as MLTASVTRWQSRIGPVRFSPRGLAFLLNRGIFSFWNWINSDKHTIQQYMDKLVVESPSELADKLLPLNLEEENQLQKKDKRKTDVLNETKLLHQRIDERNWGDAVQDMIRMLKIVKADVEESFTYGGQLEFAEFDEALSQSMEKLTSAKREFAAKLRAILSVKRKIGDVPTQVELIQYERRFSELYSQIQEKHRQTSKYYDTYNALLEIKELMLKETSLLNSINSQLQDALTSSIGSSKLVDSMEVIVKGAQQKLEKVQLRLLAEKKHSDFLREKYTAAIADQRHFSLLLKAFQDECTKNERLSQLVQNRMSSSASL
- the LOC103973059 gene encoding uncharacterized protein LOC103973059 isoform X3, with product MLTASVTRWQSRIGPVRFSPRGLAFLLNRGIFSFWNWINSDKHTIQQYMDKLVVESPSELADKLLPLNLEEENQLQKKVAYLLLEIKESKNNVQQLQTEHGKVENSIKMLSCQMSELDKRKTDVLNETKLLHQRIDERNWGDAVQDMIRMLKIVKADVEESFTYGGQLEFAEFDEALSQSMEKLTSAKREFAAKLRAILSVKRKIGDVPTQVELIQYERRFSELYSQIQEKHRQTSKYYDTYNALLEIKELMLKETSLLNSINSQLQDALTSSIGSSKLVDSMEVIVKGAQQKLEKVQLRLLAEKKHSDFLREKYTAAIADQRHFSLLLKAFQDECTKNERLSQLVQNRMSSSASL
- the LOC103973059 gene encoding uncharacterized protein LOC103973059 isoform X6, giving the protein MLTASVTRWQSRIGPVRFSPRGLAFLLNRGIFSFWNWINSDKHTIQQYMDKLVVESPSELADKLLPLNLEEENQLQKKDKRKTDVLNETKLLHQRIDERNWGDAVQDMIRMLKIVKDLERKESDLLSSCKLIHADVEESFTYGGQLEFAEFDEALSQSMEKLTSAKREFAAKLRAILSVKRKIGDVPTQVELIQYERRFSELYSQIQEKHRQTSKYYDTYNALLEIKELMLKETSLLNSINSQLQDALTSSIGSSKLVDSMEVIVKGAQQKLEKVQLRLLAEKKHSDFLREKYTAAIADQRHFSLLLKAFQDECTKNERLSQLVQNRMSSSASL
- the LOC103973059 gene encoding uncharacterized protein LOC103973059 isoform X1 → MLTASVTRWQSRIGPVRFSPRGLAFLLNRGIFSFWNWINSDKHTIQQYMDKLVVESPSELADKLLPLNLEEENQLQKKVAYLLLEIKESKNNVQQLQTEHGKVENSIKMLSCQMSELDKRKTDVLNETKLLHQRIDERNWGDAVQDMIRMLKIVKDLERKESDLLSSCKLIHADVEESFTYGGQLEFAEFDEALSQSMEKLTSAKREFAAKLRAILSVKRKIGDVPTQVELIQYERRFSELYSQIQEKHRQTSKYYDTYNALLEIKELMLKETSLLNSINSQLQDALTSSIGSSKLVDSMEVIVKGAQQKLEKVQLRLLAEKKHSDFLREKYTAAIADQRHFSLLLKAFQDECTKNERLSQLVQNRMSSSASL
- the LOC103973059 gene encoding uncharacterized protein LOC103973059 isoform X5, which encodes MQVGFWNWINSDKHTIQQYMDKLVVESPSELADKLLPLNLEEENQLQKKVAYLLLEIKESKNNVQQLQTEHGKVENSIKMLSCQMSELDKRKTDVLNETKLLHQRIDERNWGDAVQDMIRMLKIVKDLERKESDLLSSCKLIHADVEESFTYGGQLEFAEFDEALSQSMEKLTSAKREFAAKLRAILSVKRKIGDVPTQVELIQYERRFSELYSQIQEKHRQTSKYYDTYNALLEIKELMLKETSLLNSINSQLQDALTSSIGSSKLVDSMEVIVKGAQQKLEKVQLRLLAEKKHSDFLREKYTAAIADQRHFSLLLKAFQDECTKNERLSQLVQNRMSSSASL
- the LOC103973059 gene encoding uncharacterized protein LOC103973059 isoform X4, whose product is MVSSPHLDFDSGFWNWINSDKHTIQQYMDKLVVESPSELADKLLPLNLEEENQLQKKVAYLLLEIKESKNNVQQLQTEHGKVENSIKMLSCQMSELDKRKTDVLNETKLLHQRIDERNWGDAVQDMIRMLKIVKDLERKESDLLSSCKLIHADVEESFTYGGQLEFAEFDEALSQSMEKLTSAKREFAAKLRAILSVKRKIGDVPTQVELIQYERRFSELYSQIQEKHRQTSKYYDTYNALLEIKELMLKETSLLNSINSQLQDALTSSIGSSKLVDSMEVIVKGAQQKLEKVQLRLLAEKKHSDFLREKYTAAIADQRHFSLLLKAFQDECTKNERLSQLVQNRMSSSASL